The following are from one region of the Synechococcus sp. CBW1108 genome:
- a CDS encoding adenylate/guanylate cyclase domain-containing protein, whose protein sequence is MADLHEGAPIAGLYEPHNSAGQYLQYHYIASNSNPAGSKQRLADAGDGSEYSKARALCHPRSSKYHDLFGYNDLFLVDPDSGVIIYSIGKEVDFGMSLATGLYRDSNLADAVNAAINAKAKGFVKIVDFAHYKPSYGAPAAFITSPIFDGDEFIGVLGLQVPVDEINRVMTGNNNWAKDGLGRSGEAYLVGADSAMRSVSKFLVEDPAGYLETLSALNVKSQTIDDIEHYGTSILEQQMDTEATRNALERREGTMIVDDYRGVKVLSSYSPLNLNGLDWAVLSEMDLDEAYAPINEFKRNILFWGSLIILFITVASLLLSSVFIQPVMRLIGCAKDISSGEINALAASENPGEFWELATALAGMVDGLDTQTKTIEMLSLERWNLLQKLLPSSVAQRLLSGENIIADPVENASVMLTEVIGLDAFAHSISTEQRVRLVNDLVCRFDSAADECGVDKIKFVADCYVSASGLVGGRLDHMGRMVRFALELQKQVKHFNHDHGTDFDVISSIHSGDVVIGTVGSSKMTYDIWGDTVSTANSILAQGKPSRGSILVSQPVFEFLQDVYYFDKLNPDPYSGSLQSLIPMWRLVGAAKQQSEVA, encoded by the coding sequence TTGGCTGATCTTCACGAAGGGGCACCAATCGCTGGCCTTTATGAGCCCCATAACAGCGCCGGCCAATATCTGCAGTATCACTATATTGCCAGCAATTCAAATCCTGCTGGTAGCAAGCAGCGTCTTGCCGATGCCGGAGATGGCAGCGAATACAGCAAGGCTCGCGCCTTATGCCACCCACGCTCGTCAAAATACCATGATCTATTTGGCTACAATGACCTGTTCCTAGTGGATCCCGATAGCGGGGTAATTATTTACTCAATTGGCAAGGAAGTTGACTTTGGCATGAGTCTGGCGACTGGGCTCTATCGCGATAGTAACCTTGCAGATGCAGTCAATGCGGCTATTAATGCAAAAGCAAAGGGGTTTGTAAAAATTGTAGATTTTGCCCACTACAAGCCTTCCTATGGTGCGCCGGCTGCCTTTATTACGTCGCCAATATTTGATGGAGATGAATTTATAGGCGTGCTTGGCCTGCAGGTGCCTGTTGACGAAATCAATAGGGTGATGACCGGCAACAACAACTGGGCAAAGGACGGTCTTGGTCGTTCTGGTGAAGCCTATTTGGTGGGAGCTGATAGCGCCATGCGTTCGGTTTCCAAATTTTTAGTGGAGGATCCTGCTGGCTATCTTGAAACGTTGAGTGCTCTCAACGTCAAATCGCAAACGATTGATGATATTGAACACTATGGCACATCCATCCTTGAGCAGCAGATGGACACTGAGGCCACCAGGAATGCCTTGGAGCGGCGCGAAGGCACCATGATTGTCGATGATTATCGGGGGGTCAAAGTTTTGAGTTCCTACTCACCCTTGAATCTCAATGGTCTGGATTGGGCCGTGCTCTCGGAAATGGATCTTGATGAGGCTTATGCACCCATAAATGAGTTTAAGCGCAATATCCTTTTCTGGGGATCCCTGATTATTCTCTTTATTACGGTTGCATCCTTGCTCCTCTCTTCAGTATTTATTCAACCGGTCATGCGCTTGATCGGTTGTGCCAAAGATATTAGTAGTGGTGAGATCAACGCTCTTGCTGCCTCCGAAAACCCAGGAGAGTTTTGGGAGCTAGCCACGGCTTTAGCAGGGATGGTTGATGGGCTCGATACACAAACAAAGACTATTGAGATGCTGAGCCTTGAGCGCTGGAATCTGTTGCAGAAGTTGCTCCCGTCTTCAGTGGCTCAGCGCTTGCTTAGTGGGGAAAATATCATCGCTGACCCTGTTGAGAATGCCTCAGTCATGTTAACTGAGGTGATCGGATTAGATGCATTTGCGCATTCTATTAGCACTGAGCAGAGAGTGCGCTTGGTCAATGACTTGGTCTGCCGTTTCGACTCTGCTGCAGATGAATGTGGTGTAGATAAGATTAAGTTTGTAGCAGATTGCTATGTATCTGCTTCGGGGCTTGTGGGCGGACGCCTGGATCACATGGGTCGAATGGTCAGGTTTGCCCTGGAGCTCCAGAAGCAGGTGAAGCATTTCAACCATGATCATGGCACCGACTTTGATGTTATCAGTAGTATCCATTCTGGTGATGTTGTTATTGGAACTGTTGGCTCAAGCAAGATGACCTATGACATTTGGGGTGATACAGTATCTACTGCGAATAGTATTCTGGCCCAAGGCAAGCCCTCTAGGGGTTCAATTCTGGTGTCGCAGCCGGTGTTTGAATTCCTTCAGGACGTCTACTATTTTGACAAGTTAAATCCCGACCCATATTCGGGATCACTCCAGTCATTGATTCCGATGTGGCGTCTCGTCGGTGCCGCTAAGCAACAGTCTGAGGTGGCCTGA
- a CDS encoding carbonic anhydrase has product MNRRDLLAGTAFGVATAAWSMIGARRAWASDPIDGELLASLQVCTPKDALSRLMSGNGRFAKAWAAASAIATPVERMQALNTIWQNECQIDPVALAQGQKPFAATLSCSDSRVDPSWLFACASGELFEVRCAGNTAFDDAIASLEYAVSVLGTPLILVIGHSGCGAVKAAMEKAPLTPLLDQLVAPIKASLQSGDDLSKAVQANARYSATELTRRSDVLKSAEAEGKLTIHSSYCDIGTGVVSLV; this is encoded by the coding sequence ATGAACCGTCGCGATCTTCTAGCGGGCACGGCGTTCGGTGTGGCAACGGCTGCCTGGTCGATGATCGGGGCCCGACGTGCCTGGGCCTCCGATCCGATCGATGGCGAGTTGCTCGCCAGCCTTCAGGTATGCACCCCAAAAGATGCCTTGAGTCGCCTGATGAGCGGCAATGGGCGCTTCGCCAAGGCTTGGGCCGCTGCGAGTGCTATCGCCACACCGGTTGAGCGCATGCAGGCGCTCAACACCATCTGGCAGAACGAATGCCAGATTGATCCTGTGGCGCTTGCCCAGGGGCAGAAGCCGTTTGCGGCCACACTGTCCTGCTCGGATTCCCGGGTAGATCCCAGCTGGTTGTTTGCCTGTGCTTCCGGTGAGCTCTTCGAAGTGCGATGTGCCGGCAACACAGCTTTTGATGACGCCATTGCTTCCTTGGAATATGCCGTGTCCGTTCTCGGCACTCCATTGATCCTGGTGATTGGTCATAGTGGCTGTGGTGCTGTAAAGGCGGCCATGGAGAAGGCACCGCTGACGCCTTTGCTCGACCAGCTAGTGGCACCGATCAAGGCCAGTCTTCAAAGTGGTGACGATCTGAGCAAAGCTGTGCAGGCCAACGCTCGCTATTCAGCCACCGAGCTCACCAGACGCAGCGATGTACTGAAATCCGCAGAAGCAGAAGGGAAGCTGACAATTCACAGTTCCTATTGTGATATTGGCACAGGAGTTGTCAGCTTGGTGTGA
- a CDS encoding hydrogenase maturation protease encodes MPARPQHTRLVIGIGNPLRGDDGVGALLAEQAGGRSVQQLTPELAAELGELEAVLFIDAWLAPAGGAPQLVEVIPAGAGAPDTHRLEPAQLLAISQALYGRAPAACLLQVPAHAFEHGNTLSAQLQAALPQAQALMQGWLAHHA; translated from the coding sequence ATGCCCGCCCGTCCCCAGCACACCCGCCTGGTGATCGGCATCGGCAATCCCCTCCGCGGTGACGATGGCGTCGGCGCTTTGCTGGCTGAGCAGGCTGGTGGCCGCAGCGTCCAGCAGCTCACTCCAGAGCTGGCAGCGGAGCTGGGTGAGCTGGAGGCGGTGCTGTTTATCGATGCCTGGCTAGCTCCGGCAGGTGGTGCCCCCCAGCTGGTGGAGGTGATCCCGGCCGGGGCGGGAGCGCCGGACACCCACCGGCTCGAGCCCGCCCAGTTGCTGGCCATCAGTCAGGCGCTCTATGGCCGCGCCCCTGCAGCCTGCCTGCTCCAGGTGCCGGCCCATGCTTTTGAGCACGGCAACACTCTCTCGGCCCAGCTCCAGGCAGCCCTGCCCCAGGCCCAGGCGCTCATGCAGGGCTGGCTGGCGCACCATGCATGA
- a CDS encoding VOC family protein, with amino-acid sequence MIHIRELDHIVLRVVDLDKMLRFYCGALGC; translated from the coding sequence GTGATCCACATACGTGAGCTCGATCACATAGTCCTTCGCGTCGTCGACTTGGACAAAATGCTTCGGTTCTATTGCGGAGCACTCGGTTGCTAA